In the Streptomyces sp. cg36 genome, one interval contains:
- a CDS encoding cellulose binding domain-containing protein, translated as MTRTPSDRTRRHRRRATRTTKVVGATAAAAAITAAAITLTGTAHAASVAAAYTRASSWGGGYTGQYVITNDSGKALTDWTLEFDLPAGTTLSSLWNGRQSVKGQHITVKPAAWDRNGLAAGASVTVGFVTSSTGTAGDPTGCLIDQEKCSADTGATPAPTGRPTTAPTPTAQPTTKPTPPTKPTPTSTPGQTTTPQPPTTGTTARFAPYVDTSLYPAYDLLDTTAKTGVKEFTLAFITSGGGCTPKWGGVGELGGDAVAAQIGALRAKGGDVRVSFGGASGSELGLVCASATDLAAAYGKVVDAYKLTKVDFDIEGAALPDTAANTRRAQAIAGLQKAHPGLDVSFTLPVMPEGLTQPGVDLVADARKNGVAVSAVNIMAMDYGPAYSGDMGGYAVQAATATQAQIKGVLGLSDAAAWKAVAVTPMIGVNDVSTETFKVDDATQLVDFAKSKGLGRLSMWSGARDKQCAGGAKNSADPTCSSILQAPLAFTKAFAGLK; from the coding sequence ATGACCCGCACCCCCAGTGACCGCACCCGCCGCCACCGCCGCCGGGCGACCCGCACCACCAAGGTGGTCGGCGCCACCGCCGCGGCCGCCGCCATCACCGCCGCCGCGATCACCCTCACCGGCACCGCCCACGCCGCCTCCGTCGCCGCCGCGTACACCAGGGCCAGCAGCTGGGGCGGCGGTTACACCGGCCAGTACGTCATCACCAACGACAGCGGCAAGGCCCTCACCGACTGGACCCTGGAGTTCGACCTCCCGGCCGGGACCACGCTCTCCTCCCTCTGGAACGGCCGGCAGAGCGTCAAGGGGCAGCACATCACCGTCAAGCCCGCCGCCTGGGACAGGAACGGCCTCGCCGCGGGCGCGTCCGTCACCGTCGGCTTCGTGACCAGCTCCACCGGCACCGCGGGCGACCCCACCGGCTGCCTCATCGACCAGGAGAAGTGCTCGGCCGACACGGGCGCGACCCCCGCCCCCACCGGCCGCCCGACCACCGCGCCGACCCCGACCGCACAGCCCACCACGAAGCCCACACCCCCCACGAAGCCCACCCCCACCTCCACCCCCGGCCAGACCACCACCCCCCAGCCCCCCACCACCGGCACCACCGCCCGCTTCGCCCCGTACGTGGACACCTCGCTCTACCCCGCGTACGACCTCCTGGACACCACCGCCAAGACCGGCGTGAAGGAGTTCACCCTCGCCTTCATCACCTCCGGCGGCGGCTGCACCCCGAAGTGGGGCGGCGTCGGCGAACTGGGCGGCGACGCCGTCGCCGCGCAGATAGGCGCCCTGCGCGCCAAGGGCGGCGACGTACGCGTCTCCTTCGGCGGCGCCTCCGGCTCCGAACTCGGCCTCGTCTGCGCCTCCGCCACCGACCTGGCCGCCGCGTACGGCAAGGTCGTCGACGCGTACAAGCTCACCAAGGTCGACTTCGACATCGAGGGCGCGGCCCTGCCGGACACCGCCGCCAACACCCGCCGCGCCCAGGCGATCGCCGGGCTCCAGAAGGCGCACCCCGGCCTCGACGTGTCCTTCACCCTGCCCGTGATGCCGGAGGGGCTGACCCAGCCCGGCGTCGACCTGGTCGCCGACGCCAGGAAGAACGGCGTCGCCGTCTCCGCCGTCAACATCATGGCCATGGACTACGGCCCGGCCTACAGCGGCGACATGGGCGGCTACGCGGTGCAGGCCGCCACCGCCACCCAGGCCCAGATCAAGGGCGTCCTCGGGCTCTCCGACGCCGCCGCCTGGAAGGCCGTCGCCGTCACCCCGATGATCGGCGTCAACGACGTCAGCACCGAGACGTTCAAGGTCGACGACGCCACCCAGCTGGTCGACTTCGCCAAGTCCAAGGGCCTCGGCCGGCTCTCCATGTGGTCCGGCGCCCGGGACAAGCAGTGCGCGGGCGGCGCCAAGAACTCCGCCGACCCCACCTGCTCCTCGATCCTCCAGGCCCCCCTCGCCTTCACCAAGGCGTTCGCCGGGCTCAAGTAA
- a CDS encoding MerR family transcriptional regulator, with protein sequence MTASTTWKVGPLAEASGLTVRTLHHWDTIGLLTPSRRSAGGHREYTEDDITRLYQVLALRSLGLGLDSIALCLDAGVDPVRVLRDHRAGVEEALTSLEALRGRLLHIEEEVAGGRAPTTDAVLAALRATGAAGPAAERVLRRHLDDGQWEALGERAAAVGPSAPYLLEVEWPELYRRAEALRRAGTAPTDTAVRRLVARMDELSALFSGGDRSLSRGVRAAWREDPAALSGDATVRPGQWDDLSSYLEAARGGEGA encoded by the coding sequence ATGACCGCTTCCACGACCTGGAAGGTGGGTCCGCTGGCCGAGGCCAGCGGGCTCACCGTACGCACCCTGCACCACTGGGACACCATCGGGCTGCTCACGCCGTCCCGCCGTTCGGCGGGCGGGCACCGCGAGTACACCGAGGACGACATCACCCGCCTCTATCAGGTGCTGGCCCTGCGCAGCCTGGGGCTCGGCCTGGACAGCATCGCCCTCTGCCTGGACGCGGGGGTCGATCCGGTGCGGGTGCTGCGCGACCACCGGGCGGGCGTCGAGGAGGCCCTGACCTCCCTCGAAGCGCTGCGGGGGCGGCTGCTGCACATCGAGGAGGAGGTCGCCGGGGGCCGGGCGCCGACCACCGACGCGGTGCTCGCGGCGCTGCGCGCGACCGGGGCGGCGGGCCCGGCGGCCGAGCGCGTGCTCCGCCGCCACCTGGACGACGGCCAGTGGGAGGCGCTCGGGGAGCGGGCGGCGGCCGTGGGGCCGAGCGCGCCCTATCTGCTGGAGGTGGAGTGGCCCGAGCTGTACCGGCGGGCCGAGGCGCTGAGGCGGGCCGGGACCGCGCCGACGGATACGGCGGTGCGGCGGCTGGTGGCCCGGATGGACGAGCTGAGCGCGCTGTTCAGCGGCGGCGACCGGTCGCTGTCGCGGGGCGTGCGGGCGGCCTGGCGGGAGGATCCGGCGGCGCTGAGCGGCGATGCGACGGTCCGGCCGGGCCAGTGGGACGACCTGTCCTCCTACCTGGAGGCGGCGCGCGGGGGTGAGGGCGCGTGA
- a CDS encoding glycoside hydrolase family 1 protein, producing the protein MSETFPPGFLWGAATSAYQIEGAVDEGGRTPSIWDTFCRTPGKVAGGDSGDTAVDHFHRWREDLALMSELRLNAYRFSVSWPRVQPTGRGPAVQRGLDFYRALVDGLLERGIRPSLTLYHWDLPQELESAGGWPERDTAHRFADYALIVAEALGDRVDMWTTLNEPWCSAFLGYASGVHAPGRTDPVAALRAAHHLNLGHGLAAAALRGALPGGAQLGISLNPSAIRPYSQAPADVDAARRIDALANRVFTGPLFKGAYDADLLRDTAGLTDWSFVHDGDPRVIGHPLDFLGINYYAPSVVSAATDNGSGHRPEQGERRRDGHGASVCPPWPGADGVVFHQPPGELTAMNWSIDPSGLHDLLLRYTREVPGLPLMITENGAAYDDEPGPDGAVHDPDRIRYLHGHLAAVRRAMADGADVRGYFLWSLLDNFEWSYGYGKRFGAVYVDYGTQARTPKSSARWYAELARTGVLPTAP; encoded by the coding sequence ATGTCAGAGACCTTCCCGCCCGGCTTCCTGTGGGGCGCGGCCACTTCCGCGTACCAGATCGAGGGGGCCGTCGACGAGGGCGGCCGTACCCCCTCCATCTGGGACACCTTCTGCCGTACGCCCGGCAAGGTGGCCGGCGGGGACAGCGGGGACACCGCCGTCGACCACTTCCACCGCTGGCGCGAGGACCTCGCCCTGATGTCCGAACTGCGGCTCAACGCCTACCGCTTCTCGGTGTCCTGGCCACGGGTGCAGCCCACCGGGCGCGGCCCCGCCGTCCAGCGCGGGCTCGACTTCTACCGGGCCCTGGTCGACGGGCTCCTGGAGCGGGGCATCCGGCCCTCCCTCACGCTCTACCACTGGGACCTGCCCCAGGAGCTGGAGTCGGCGGGCGGCTGGCCGGAGCGGGACACCGCCCACCGGTTCGCCGACTACGCGCTGATCGTCGCCGAGGCGCTCGGCGACCGGGTGGATATGTGGACCACCCTCAACGAGCCCTGGTGCAGCGCGTTCCTCGGGTACGCCTCCGGGGTGCACGCGCCCGGGCGCACCGATCCGGTGGCCGCGCTGCGGGCCGCGCACCACCTCAACCTGGGCCACGGCCTGGCGGCGGCGGCGCTGCGCGGCGCGCTGCCGGGCGGGGCCCAGCTGGGGATCAGCCTCAATCCCAGTGCGATCAGGCCGTACAGCCAGGCGCCCGCCGATGTGGACGCCGCCCGGCGCATCGACGCGCTGGCCAACCGGGTGTTCACCGGGCCCCTGTTCAAGGGGGCGTACGACGCCGATCTGCTGCGGGACACGGCGGGGCTGACCGACTGGTCGTTCGTCCATGACGGCGATCCGCGCGTCATCGGGCACCCCCTCGATTTCCTCGGGATCAACTACTACGCACCCTCAGTTGTATCCGCCGCCACTGACAACGGCTCCGGTCACCGCCCTGAGCAGGGGGAACGCCGTCGGGACGGGCACGGGGCGAGTGTCTGTCCGCCGTGGCCGGGGGCGGACGGGGTGGTGTTCCACCAGCCGCCGGGTGAGCTGACGGCGATGAACTGGTCGATCGATCCGAGCGGGCTGCACGACCTGCTGCTGCGCTATACGCGGGAGGTGCCGGGCCTGCCGCTGATGATCACCGAGAACGGCGCCGCGTACGACGACGAGCCGGGGCCCGACGGCGCGGTCCACGACCCCGACCGGATCCGCTATCTGCACGGCCATCTGGCGGCGGTGCGCCGGGCGATGGCGGACGGGGCGGACGTGCGCGGGTACTTCCTGTGGTCGCTGCTGGACAACTTCGAGTGGTCGTACGGCTACGGCAAGCGGTTCGGGGCGGTGTACGTGGACTACGGGACGCAGGCCCGTACGCCGAAGTCCAGCGCCCGCTGGTACGCGGAGCTGGCGCGGACGGGGGTGCTGCCGACGGCCCCGTGA
- a CDS encoding carbohydrate ABC transporter permease — MHGGAVTYTVLTLFTVGSLFPLVWTAVAASRSNSRLARTPPPFWFGGNLFKNLKIAWTDANMGEALLNTTIVAGTIALGTVFFSTLAGFAFAKLRFRFKNVLLLLVIGTMTIPPQLSVVPLYMVVAELSWTDQLQAVILPTLVSAFGVFFMRQYLVEALPTELVEAARVDGASSWRVVWHVVFPAARPAMAVLGMLTFVMAWNDFFWPIIALTQNGHPTVQVALTGLGRGYIPDQSVIMAGALLATLPLLLVFVLFGRHIVGGIMQGAVKG, encoded by the coding sequence CTGCACGGCGGCGCCGTCACGTACACCGTCCTCACGCTCTTCACCGTCGGCTCGCTCTTCCCCCTGGTGTGGACGGCCGTCGCCGCCTCCCGCAGCAACAGCCGGCTCGCCCGGACCCCGCCGCCCTTCTGGTTCGGCGGGAACCTCTTCAAGAACCTCAAGATCGCCTGGACCGACGCCAACATGGGCGAGGCCCTGCTCAACACCACGATCGTGGCCGGGACGATCGCGCTGGGCACGGTCTTCTTCTCCACCCTCGCCGGATTCGCCTTCGCCAAGCTGCGCTTCCGCTTCAAGAACGTCCTGCTCCTGCTGGTCATCGGCACGATGACGATCCCGCCCCAGCTCAGCGTCGTCCCGCTCTACATGGTGGTCGCCGAGCTGTCCTGGACCGACCAGCTCCAGGCGGTCATCCTGCCGACCCTGGTCAGCGCGTTCGGCGTGTTCTTCATGCGGCAGTACCTCGTGGAGGCGCTGCCCACCGAACTCGTCGAAGCCGCCCGGGTGGACGGCGCGAGCAGCTGGCGGGTGGTGTGGCACGTGGTGTTCCCCGCCGCCCGCCCCGCGATGGCCGTCCTCGGGATGCTCACCTTCGTCATGGCCTGGAACGACTTCTTCTGGCCGATCATCGCGCTCACCCAGAACGGCCACCCCACCGTCCAGGTGGCCCTCACCGGACTCGGCCGCGGCTACATCCCCGACCAGTCGGTCATCATGGCCGGCGCCCTGCTGGCCACCCTGCCCCTGCTGCTGGTGTTCGTCCTGTTCGGGCGGCACATCGTGGGCGGGATCATGCAGGGGGCGGTGAAGGGGTGA
- a CDS encoding carbohydrate ABC transporter permease: protein MNGRATRERGPREAPTADAGRPPTADARWRERRSRRYRRDVRWSPYALVAPFFLFFAAFGLFPLLYTGWASLHQVELTAPNDMHWVGLRNYSRLLSDEFFWNALRNTFTIGLLSTVPQLLIALGVAHLLHFRLRGSTFFRVAVLTPYATSVAAATLVFTLLYGRDYGMVNWALGQAGWGPVDWQNGTWTSQLAVSTIVIWRWTGYNALIYLAAMQAIPDDLYESAALDGASRLRQFRHVTVPSLRPTILFTCVVSTIGATQLFGEPLLFNGSAGATGGSDHQFQTLGLYLYEQGWVNLHLGRASAIAWAMFLLLLLIGAANWLVSRTLRKGTTG from the coding sequence GTGAACGGCCGGGCCACACGGGAGCGCGGACCCCGCGAAGCGCCCACGGCCGACGCCGGACGGCCACCCACGGCCGACGCCCGGTGGCGGGAACGGCGCAGCCGCCGGTACCGGCGCGATGTCCGCTGGAGCCCGTACGCCCTGGTCGCGCCCTTCTTCCTGTTCTTCGCCGCCTTCGGGCTCTTCCCGCTCCTCTACACCGGCTGGGCCTCCCTGCACCAGGTCGAGCTCACCGCGCCCAACGACATGCACTGGGTCGGGCTGCGCAACTACTCCCGGCTGCTCTCCGACGAGTTCTTCTGGAACGCGCTCCGCAACACCTTCACCATCGGCCTCCTCTCCACCGTCCCCCAGCTCCTGATCGCCCTCGGCGTCGCCCATCTGCTCCACTTCAGACTGCGCGGCTCCACCTTCTTCCGGGTCGCCGTCCTCACCCCGTACGCCACCAGCGTCGCCGCCGCCACCCTCGTCTTCACCCTCCTCTACGGACGCGACTACGGCATGGTCAACTGGGCGCTCGGCCAGGCAGGATGGGGCCCGGTCGACTGGCAGAACGGCACCTGGACCTCGCAGCTCGCCGTCTCCACCATCGTCATCTGGCGCTGGACCGGCTACAACGCACTGATCTACCTGGCCGCGATGCAGGCGATCCCCGACGACCTCTACGAATCGGCGGCGCTCGACGGCGCCTCCCGGCTGCGGCAGTTCCGGCACGTCACCGTGCCCTCGCTGCGCCCGACCATCCTGTTCACCTGCGTCGTCTCGACGATCGGCGCCACCCAGCTGTTCGGCGAACCCCTGCTGTTCAACGGGAGCGCCGGGGCCACCGGCGGCTCCGACCACCAGTTCCAGACGCTCGGGCTGTACCTGTACGAGCAGGGCTGGGTGAACCTCCACCTCGGCCGGGCCTCCGCGATCGCCTGGGCGATGTTCCTGCTGCTGCTCCTGATCGGCGCCGCCAACTGGCTTGTCTCACGCACCCTGCGGAAGGGGACGACCGGGTGA
- a CDS encoding ABC transporter substrate-binding protein, whose protein sequence is MRRRTRTPRRLAALAAVAALGAALLAGCADDGDDGGPAGGSSGGGGGGARTTLTVGVFGAFGLKEAGLYDAYTRLHPEIEIKQTSIERNENYYPQLLTHLASGSGLADVQAVEVNNIAEVTATQAGRLEDLGRTAGVDKSAFLPWKWGQATTRDGRTVGLGTDIGPQGICYRKDLFAAAGLPTDREEVGRLWAGDWRRYLAAGDRYKAKAPKGTAFVDSASGVMAAITGSGATRFYDADGKTVYKTSPGVKDAWDTAAAFATHGLTAKLQQFQPSWDQGFANGTFATVSCPAWMLGYIQDKAGAAGRGKWDVAAAPKPSNWGGSFLVVPSAGKHRAEAAALAAWLTAPAQQATLFEKRGSFPSARAAYTLPSVAGARHDYFGGAPIGQIFARAAEGTPVQILGPKDLVIAQNLADVGMLQIDQKGTSPEDAWTAATKAIDNALDQ, encoded by the coding sequence ATGCGCAGACGAACACGTACGCCCCGGCGCCTCGCGGCCCTCGCCGCCGTCGCCGCGCTCGGCGCCGCACTGCTCGCCGGGTGCGCCGACGACGGCGACGACGGGGGCCCGGCCGGCGGCTCGTCCGGCGGCGGGGGCGGCGGGGCCCGCACCACGCTCACGGTCGGCGTCTTCGGCGCCTTCGGACTGAAGGAGGCCGGGCTCTACGACGCGTACACCAGGCTCCACCCGGAGATCGAGATCAAACAGACCTCGATCGAGCGCAACGAGAACTACTATCCGCAGCTGCTCACCCATCTGGCCTCCGGCAGCGGGCTCGCCGACGTACAGGCCGTGGAGGTCAACAACATCGCCGAGGTCACCGCCACCCAGGCGGGCCGCCTGGAGGACCTGGGCAGGACGGCGGGGGTCGACAAGTCGGCCTTCCTGCCCTGGAAGTGGGGGCAGGCCACCACCAGGGACGGCAGGACCGTCGGGCTCGGCACCGACATCGGACCGCAGGGCATCTGCTACCGCAAGGACCTCTTCGCCGCCGCCGGGCTGCCGACCGACCGCGAGGAGGTGGGCCGGCTGTGGGCCGGGGACTGGCGCAGGTACCTGGCGGCGGGCGACCGCTACAAAGCGAAGGCGCCGAAGGGGACCGCGTTCGTGGACTCCGCCTCCGGAGTGATGGCCGCGATCACGGGCAGCGGCGCGACCCGGTTCTACGACGCCGACGGAAAGACCGTCTACAAGACCAGCCCGGGCGTGAAGGACGCCTGGGACACCGCCGCCGCGTTCGCCACCCATGGGCTGACCGCCAAGCTCCAGCAGTTCCAGCCCAGTTGGGACCAGGGGTTCGCCAACGGCACCTTCGCCACCGTCTCCTGCCCCGCCTGGATGCTCGGCTACATCCAGGACAAGGCGGGCGCGGCCGGACGCGGCAAGTGGGACGTGGCCGCCGCCCCCAAGCCGTCCAACTGGGGCGGCTCCTTCCTCGTCGTCCCCTCGGCGGGCAAGCACCGGGCCGAGGCCGCCGCGCTCGCCGCCTGGCTCACCGCGCCCGCCCAGCAGGCGACGCTCTTCGAGAAGCGCGGCAGCTTCCCCAGCGCCCGCGCCGCGTACACGCTGCCGTCGGTCGCCGGGGCCAGGCACGACTACTTCGGCGGCGCGCCCATCGGCCAGATCTTCGCCAGGGCCGCCGAGGGCACACCCGTCCAGATCCTCGGCCCGAAGGACCTGGTCATCGCCCAGAACCTCGCCGACGTCGGCATGCTCCAGATCGACCAGAAGGGCACGTCCCCCGAGGACGCCTGGACGGCGGCGACCAAGGCCATCGACAACGCGCTGGACCAGTGA
- a CDS encoding LacI family DNA-binding transcriptional regulator, giving the protein MTAARTVRGRGAGRPTLEEVAARAGVGRGTVSRVINGSPRVSDRTRAAVEAAVAELGYVPNRAARALAANRTDAIALVVPETQTRFFAEPYFSEVVRGVGQALAETEMQLLLTLVGSDRERRRLAQYLTGHRVDGVLLVGVHADDPLPELLEQLDMPVVISGPRSEDEPLASVDSDNFEGARGAVAHLVARGRRSIATITGPLDVYGARRRLDGYRAAVAEAGLPAGPHLISPADFTEDGGRRAMADLLDRAPGVDAVFAASDVMAAGARQLLRERGHRVPEDIALVGFDDSAIARHMDPPLTSVRQPIEEMGRTMAQLLLTQISAREPSRARLVLPTELVIRSST; this is encoded by the coding sequence ATGACAGCAGCGCGCACGGTCCGGGGCCGTGGGGCGGGGCGGCCCACCCTTGAAGAGGTGGCGGCGCGCGCCGGTGTCGGCCGGGGCACGGTGTCGCGGGTGATCAACGGCTCGCCCCGGGTGAGCGACCGTACGCGCGCGGCGGTGGAGGCGGCGGTGGCCGAGCTCGGCTATGTGCCCAACCGCGCGGCCCGCGCCCTGGCCGCCAACCGTACGGACGCGATCGCCCTGGTCGTCCCCGAGACCCAGACCCGCTTCTTCGCCGAGCCGTACTTCTCGGAGGTCGTGCGGGGGGTGGGCCAGGCGCTGGCCGAGACGGAGATGCAGCTGCTGCTGACCCTGGTCGGCAGCGACCGCGAGCGCCGCCGCCTCGCCCAGTACCTCACCGGCCACCGCGTGGACGGCGTCCTGCTGGTCGGGGTGCACGCCGACGACCCGCTGCCCGAGCTCCTCGAACAGCTCGACATGCCGGTGGTGATCAGCGGCCCCCGCTCCGAGGACGAGCCGCTGGCCTCGGTCGACTCCGACAACTTCGAGGGGGCGCGCGGGGCGGTGGCCCATCTGGTGGCGCGCGGCCGGCGGTCCATAGCCACCATCACGGGCCCGCTGGACGTGTACGGCGCCCGCCGCCGTCTGGACGGCTACCGGGCCGCCGTCGCCGAGGCCGGACTGCCCGCCGGGCCGCACCTCATATCCCCGGCGGACTTCACCGAGGACGGCGGGCGCCGGGCGATGGCGGACCTCCTGGACCGGGCCCCCGGGGTCGACGCGGTCTTCGCCGCCTCGGACGTGATGGCGGCGGGCGCCCGCCAGCTGCTGCGCGAGCGCGGCCACCGGGTCCCCGAGGACATCGCCCTGGTGGGCTTCGACGACTCGGCCATAGCCCGCCACATGGACCCCCCACTGACCAGCGTGCGCCAGCCGATCGAAGAGATGGGCCGCACGATGGCGCAACTGCTCCTGACCCAGATCTCCGCCCGCGAACCGTCCCGGGCGAGACTGGTGCTGCCTACGGAACTGGTGATCCGTTCGTCCACGTGA
- a CDS encoding DUF6879 family protein translates to MDDAVPAHRITGFFRDAFEHTAWRLETRRAYAADQGTEEYRRFLAGVAPPRDDGPWFVNARRQTASGKRMERVRLVDEPATHNQRYLLATTPDNLAAGEDIRFLFRSRAQEIGLPDFDFWLFDSSVLATFDWDDAARRLELTTDPHRVPAACRARDAAWHYAARYEEFRARVPSMPTAPPGRRPHDPRT, encoded by the coding sequence GTGGACGACGCCGTGCCCGCCCACCGGATCACCGGGTTCTTCCGCGACGCCTTCGAGCACACCGCCTGGCGTCTGGAGACCCGGCGCGCCTACGCCGCCGACCAGGGGACCGAGGAGTACCGGCGCTTCCTCGCCGGAGTGGCCCCACCGCGTGACGACGGACCCTGGTTCGTCAACGCCCGCCGGCAGACCGCGTCGGGCAAGCGGATGGAGCGCGTTCGTCTGGTCGACGAGCCGGCCACCCACAACCAGCGGTACCTGCTCGCCACGACCCCGGACAACCTCGCCGCGGGCGAGGACATCCGGTTCCTGTTCCGCTCACGGGCCCAGGAGATCGGACTCCCCGACTTCGACTTCTGGCTGTTCGACTCCAGTGTCCTGGCCACCTTCGACTGGGACGACGCCGCACGCCGCTTGGAGCTGACCACCGACCCGCACCGGGTGCCGGCCGCCTGCCGGGCCCGGGACGCGGCATGGCACTACGCGGCCCGGTACGAGGAGTTCAGGGCGCGGGTACCGTCGATGCCGACCGCGCCCCCGGGGCGACGGCCCCACGACCCGCGCACGTGA
- the orn gene encoding oligoribonuclease, whose product MNDRMVWIDCEMTGLSLADDALIEVAALVTDSELNVLGEGVDIVIRPPDAALETMPEVVRAMHTASGLLDELAGGTTLADAEEQVLAYVREHVKEPGKAPLCGNSVGTDRGFLLRDMATLEEYLHYRIVDVSSVKELARRWYPRAYFNSPDKNGNHRALADIRESIAELRYYREAIFVPQPGPDSDTAKTIAAKHVLPAE is encoded by the coding sequence ATGAACGACCGCATGGTGTGGATCGACTGCGAGATGACCGGGCTCTCGCTGGCGGACGACGCACTTATCGAGGTGGCCGCACTGGTCACCGACTCGGAGCTGAACGTGCTCGGTGAAGGGGTGGACATCGTGATCCGTCCCCCGGACGCCGCGCTGGAGACCATGCCGGAGGTGGTGCGCGCCATGCACACCGCCTCCGGGCTCCTCGACGAGCTGGCCGGCGGCACCACGCTGGCCGACGCCGAGGAGCAGGTCCTGGCGTACGTGCGCGAGCACGTGAAGGAGCCGGGCAAGGCCCCGCTGTGCGGAAACTCGGTCGGTACCGACCGCGGCTTCCTCCTGCGTGACATGGCGACCCTGGAGGAGTACCTCCACTACCGGATCGTGGACGTCTCCTCGGTGAAGGAGCTCGCCCGCCGCTGGTACCCGAGGGCCTACTTCAACAGCCCGGACAAGAACGGCAACCACCGCGCGCTGGCGGACATCCGCGAATCCATCGCGGAGCTCCGCTACTACCGCGAGGCGATCTTCGTACCCCAGCCGGGCCCTGACTCGGACACGGCGAAGACGATCGCCGCCAAGCACGTCCTGCCTGCGGAGTAA
- a CDS encoding helix-turn-helix domain-containing protein: MSQDSAAASPEATRKLAGRRRREVVAVLLFSGGPIFESSIPLSVFGIDRQDAGVPRYRLLVCAGEEGPLRTTGGLELTAPYGLEAINRAGTVVVPAWRSITSPPPAAALDALRRAHEEGARIVGLCTGAFVLAAAGLLDGRPATTHWMYAPTLAKRYPSVHVDPRELFVDDGDVLTSAGTAAGIDLCLHIVRTDHGSDAAGALARRLVVPPRRSGGQERYLDRSLPEEIGSDPLAEVVSWALEHLHEQFDVETLAARAYMSRRTFDRRFRSLTGSAPLQWLITQRVLQAQRLLETSDYSVDEVAGRCGFRSPVALRGHFRRQLGSSPASYRAAYRARRPQAEPSGGPPPLETVPPQALPQARRTAAASALMGPAAIAHAMPPDHPGKSVSEMYATGYMRPSLPGQRSGPVG; the protein is encoded by the coding sequence ATGAGCCAGGACTCCGCTGCCGCATCACCGGAGGCCACAAGGAAGCTCGCCGGCCGTCGACGCCGGGAAGTCGTTGCCGTACTGCTGTTCAGTGGCGGCCCCATCTTCGAGAGCTCCATTCCGCTCTCCGTGTTCGGGATCGACAGGCAGGACGCGGGCGTGCCCCGCTACCGCCTGCTGGTCTGTGCCGGAGAGGAGGGCCCCCTGCGGACCACAGGCGGGCTCGAACTGACCGCGCCCTATGGGCTGGAGGCCATCAACCGGGCAGGCACCGTGGTGGTGCCCGCCTGGCGGTCCATCACCTCGCCGCCACCGGCGGCGGCGCTCGACGCACTGCGCCGGGCGCACGAAGAAGGGGCCCGCATCGTCGGCCTCTGCACCGGGGCGTTCGTCCTCGCCGCCGCCGGGCTGCTCGACGGCCGCCCGGCGACCACGCACTGGATGTACGCGCCCACGCTCGCCAAGCGCTATCCGTCGGTCCACGTGGACCCGCGGGAGCTGTTCGTCGACGACGGGGACGTCCTGACGTCGGCGGGCACGGCGGCCGGGATCGACCTGTGTCTGCACATCGTGCGGACCGACCACGGCAGCGACGCCGCCGGAGCCCTCGCGCGCCGGCTCGTCGTCCCGCCGCGGCGCAGCGGCGGTCAGGAGCGCTACCTCGACAGGTCTTTACCGGAAGAGATCGGGTCCGACCCGCTGGCCGAGGTCGTGTCCTGGGCGCTGGAGCACCTCCACGAGCAGTTCGACGTGGAGACGCTCGCCGCTCGCGCGTACATGTCACGCCGTACGTTCGACCGGCGGTTCCGCTCGCTGACCGGATCGGCCCCGCTCCAGTGGCTGATCACCCAGCGGGTGCTCCAGGCCCAGCGTCTCCTGGAGACGTCGGACTACTCGGTCGACGAGGTCGCGGGCCGCTGCGGCTTCCGCTCACCGGTCGCGCTGCGCGGGCACTTCCGCCGCCAGCTCGGCTCGTCCCCGGCGTCCTACCGGGCGGCGTACCGGGCGCGCCGGCCGCAGGCGGAGCCCTCCGGGGGCCCGCCGCCCCTGGAGACCGTGCCGCCGCAGGCCCTGCCACAGGCCCGGCGCACGGCGGCGGCGAGCGCGCTGATGGGACCTGCGGCGATCGCGCACGCGATGCCGCCGGACCATCCGGGCAAATCCGTCTCGGAGATGTACGCCACCGGTTACATGCGTCCGAGTCTGCCGGGGCAGCGGAGCGGCCCCGTAGGCTGA